A window of Aurantibacillus circumpalustris genomic DNA:
AATCAAATCGTGTAAGTGTATTGCCTGATCTATTAACTGTATATGCATATACGTTGCCGCCGGCTCTTATAATTTGAAGTCTGTGAGGATAACTTAGTCCGCCAATATTACCCATATTAGTTGCTGTTGGTGTATTTGAAAGACTGTTTCCGAAGTTTAGCCTCGAAATTCGATCTACCCCCGACGTGCCGCCAATAACCAAGCCGTACCAATTTGCACCTTCTTTCTCAACCCAAATTCCTTCTCCATTAATGGGCAAATTACCACCAAGTGTACCTAAAGCTGTTACTGTTGGTGTATTGTTTAAACTTGTGCCATAATAAATTCGACTAAGGGAACCTGGGTTATTATTGGATACAAACATATAATAATCTGATCCGTCTTTGTTAATAGACATGAATACAGGATTACTTAAAGATGAACTACTAAAATTTGTTGTTAGAGTAGTTGGGCTTAATGTTGTATTGCAAGCGCTCCAATAATATGAATTAATAGGTCCTGTAGACGTGTTTTGTTGTGTAAAAAGTTGATTGACACAAACGGTGTCGGCACACGTAAAAGACGCTAGCGCTGGAGGAGTTGGTGGTGTGACACAAGTTGGGTCGGAAGTATACAAGAGGTTTACTTCAGTTGCGGTTAATGTTCGGTTGTAGAAACGCAAATTATCCATTGTTCCTAAATAGGGATAAGAAAATGTTTCGTGCGAATCACCTAGATATACTTTTTTACCTACTTCATAATCAAATCCAGAAAAGGTGCTTGTAACCGAACCCTCTAAAACGCCATTTATGTATAGTTTAACAGCGCTGTTGTCGATACTTCCTGCAACATGATACCAGGTACCAGGTGTTATAGTTGTGGATGATACAGCAATGTCATTATTTGAGTTATTTGCCTTATTTAATCTAAATACTGGACTTCCGAGAAGAATACATAATTGATACGCTTCGAAATTAAAACTTTGATTGTTTTTTGTATAAATAATATGTCTGCCACTATTCGAGTTTGGTTTAAGCCACACAGAAAATGAAATTGCATTTGACGGCTTTAATAATGGATTGTCAGGTAGTTCAATATAACTGTTGGAAGTGCCATTAAAGAAATATGCTGAATTAGTTACACTAAATCTATTTACTGTCGGAGTAACAGCAGAACCTAAAGTGCCATTTAGATTATTTATAGGCTCTAGTGCGTTTCCATCTAAGGCATAACACGCCGTTAAACTTGACGCTAAATTTTGACAACTTAAAGAATAATAAAATACGCTTAAAATAATGGGTATTATTTTATTCATGGGTAAATGAATTATTTGATTTTACGTAGTGCTAACAGCCCGTATTTTTAGTCGAGTTTAGTGATGATAAACTCCGTTCTTCTATTAACAGCATGCTCTTCTTCAGAACATGTTGATTCAGTCTTACCTTCGCAACTGCAGTTATTTAAAAGTTTTGATTCACCGTATCCTTTACCAACGATTCTAGATTTATCAATACCCTTATTTACAATGTAAGTTACACTTGCCATTGCACGGTCTGTTGACAGCTTCATATTAGAAGCGGCACTCGAACGGCAATCTGTATGGGAACCTAATTCAATAAACATGTTCGGATATTCGTTCATTACTTGTACAATTTTATCTAACTCTATGGCTGCATCTTTACGGATGGTAGACTTAGCCAAATCGAAATAAATTGGTTTCATGTCAATCATTTTAGCAAGGTCCATACCCACTTCCACTTTTCCTAAAGATAAATTGAGAGATTCATTCATGTTAATCTCTCCCGACTTTTCGATAGTATGTGTAAAAATTACTGTTCTTTGCAGGTAGCCTGGCTTCTCAATTCTAATCAAATAAGTGAGCTTGTCGCCAATACGGTTTGAAAGTAAAAATTTAAAATAATCTCCTTCGGCAGTTGTTGTATAATTATCAATTTCAGTATTCGTAGCAATATCAGTTACTTTTAAAGTAACCCCTTCCAACAAGGCTTGTGTTTTGCCGTCGGTAATAACTGCACGCAAAAATAATTTTGGATCCTTTTCTAAAAGTAATTCCTTAGTAAAACTTTCATCTAAAGAGGATTTACTAGACATTTCATCTTCAACTTTAAAATAATCGTCTTTTAAGGCGGCCAATTTATAATCAGTATCTTCTTCTGCTATTGTATTGTATTCTCCCTTGTCATCGGTTAAAACAGTGTCGCCATTAATAACAACCTTTGCGTTTGCAATAAATTCTCCTGACAATTTATCTTTAGTAATAATTTTAACCTCTTTGCCTCGTTTTATTTCGCGCATGATTTGTAACTGGTAAATATCATCATCCATTCCGCCGGCTTTGCGATTCGAACTAATAAATCCATACTTGTTATCTTCCATTAAAAAAATGCTAAAGTCATCATTCTTACTATTAACAGGCTCACCCATATTATATACACGAGTGGGCATATCTAAAGACAGTTGTGTTTCATAAATATCTAATCCTCCTAATCCATCTAACCCATTTGATGAGAAGTATAACACGCCATTCGATGACACAAAAGGAAACACTTCGTTGCCAGCTGTGTTTATTTTGTCGCCTAAATTAATAGGGGCGCCCCATGAACCCGAAGAGTCTTTTTTACTCATATAAATATCCATTCCACCTTTTCCTCCTTCCATGTCGGAAGAAAAATAAAGAACAAATCCATCTGCAGAAATGCTTGGATGCGCGTAATTATAATCGTTGTTATTAAATGGCAAAGCTTTAACCATGTTAAAGCCATTTTCATCCATGCTCGCCTCAAGAATTTTTAGTTTGTAAGTTTTATCTTTTGCCATTTCTGCTTTGCTGGCATTATTTCTTGTAAAATAAACAAGATTAAAGTCCCGTGTGAAACAAATTGGACCGTCGTTATATTTTGAATCAAGATCACCCATAAAAACAGTTGGGGTCATGTCTGCGCCATTCTCATCCTTTTCTGTAGAGTAAAGATTCATATAACCTCCCTGTGTCCAGCCTTGTTGTTTTGTAATCCAACTGGTTTTTGTGCGTGTTGAGGCAAAAACAACAGCGTCATGAAACATAACGGCACACATATCGTTCTGAGGTGAGTTGTATGAAACCGGAGTTACACTGTAAGCGTCAGCATTTCGAGAATATGTTTTCATTTTGGCATAAGAGGAAGCAAGATTTAACCCTCTACTATCCGCTGCATACTTTTCAAAATAGGGTTTAGCCTCTTCGCTTTTCCCTGCTTCTACTAGTGCTTGGCCATAATAAAGTTCTTGAATGGGTTCCGCGACACCCTGTCTTACTAGAGCTCCATAACAGAGTAGCTGGCCTTCGGTATTATTTGTTAAGCGGTATGCGTTACCAAGATTTGATAATATTATCTTATCAGTTGTATCACTTCTCATGATTTTTTCGTAGTAGGGGATGGCCTCTGAATAAGACTGTGTGTTGTAATAGAGATTTCCTTTTTTCTTAGCAATTGCTATCGCTTTAGCATTTGGAGCCGCGCTAGTTTTTTTGTCTGGTGTTGGTTCTGCAACCACAATTGTTGTATCCACTAAAGATCCAATTGGTGCTTCTGTAACAACCGGCTCGGTAGTAATTGAGCTAGTTTCTTCAACAGGAGTTACTGCGTCGGTTACGGTTGTTGCAGCCGGAGCTAATTCAGTAGTTACTGCTGGAGTTTCAACTGGTATCACAACAGGAGTATCAGTAGAAATAATAGCTGTTGAATCAGATGTTTGAGAATTTAAAGAGAAAGAAATACTAACTAATAAAAATGCTAATTGTATTTTATAATATGCCATAAGTTGTTTATTCAAAAAATTAGAAATAACGCGGTGTAGTAATTTGTCTTCCTGTGAAAGAAAATAAATAATTAAGAACAATTTCATGCGAACCCTGAGAATACTTTTGAATCTTATTCACACCATAATCATATGAATAACAAACAAGAAACTGTTTGTTAACCTGACAACCGAGTATTAAGGAAAGGGCAGATCCTGTTCTGAAATTTAATCCAGCCCATATAAAATCCTTTACCAATAAATTTGCGCCGATATCAAACTGCAGCGGCGCATTCACCACGGCTTTCATCATGATGTTACCTCTTAATTTAAACTCTTCATTAATTTTATGTAGATACCCTGCAGTAAGGTAATATGTAAAAAGACTGGCTTTTACTTTAGTGGTTTTAACCGTACTACTTCCATCAGGACCAAACTTTACTTTATTATCGACTAAACGAGGAATTGAAAGCCCTACATACAAGGTTTTTGTATTGTAATACAATCCTAAACCAAAATTTGGAGCAACAACATTGGGCGAGTTTCCAAATTGTGGATCAGCGACAGCATTGGCTTCGTTACTTACCTTTAAGGTATTGAGTCTGTTATTTTGATTATCAAGCCCACCCATCAACCCCATTGCAAGAGTACTCTTGTCATCAAATTTTATACGGTACGCATAATTGGCATAAAGAAGCGTTCTATTCATTACACCAACTTTTTCATTTAAAATACTTAACCCAACACCCATTTTGTTGCCTTCAAGTGGGCCGTGGAGCGAAAAAGACGTGGTGATTGGTCTACCCGGAAAGTTTACCCATTGCTGCCTGTGAAGCAGAGTAGCACTCATTGCCTCTTTACTACCAGCATAGGCAGGATTGATGAACGTTTCATTAAACATATATTGTGTAAACAGAGCGTCGTATTGAGCTTTAACTGTTTGAACAGTAATAAAAAGCATGCAACTTAATACAACTGTTTTTGTTTTTATGATGTTATTTTTCATAGAGTTCTTTCTTATGTATTATTAGTACTGCAATACAACAAATCCTGTGATTGCTTTCTGACCACTACCTTTCATATCCAGTATATAGAAGTAGGTGCCTTGTGGCAATTTGTTTTTTCCTAAAGTTCCAGATACGTTCGGAGTGCCATCCCAGGTATTATCATAATTGGCGTTATAATAAACTTTATTGCCCCAACGATTAAAGATGGTGATTTCATTATTACCACTTGTTGATAATCCCTGAATCACAAAAAACGGATTTATGTTATCACCATCGGGAGAGAATCCTTCAGGAATAAACAGCGTATGCGTGTTAGGAATCAGCAATGTTGTAGGCACGTTATCACTAGCTTCATTACATACACCGTTTGCATTAATATCAGGATTTGTTCCTGCATTTGAAATATCCGTTAATCTCAAAGGCTCTTTGGAAATTGCAACGGCTGATCCGAAGGCGCTGTTGCTTATAGAGGTTATTACACCTGGAACTACATTAATAGTAAAATAAACCGAACGCGTTGTATTTGGTGGAACTTTACTTTTAGTAGAATCTAACAACTGGCTTTTAGTATCACCATTGTATGAAGCGTTTACAACAAGGTCACCGGTTGAAAAAGGACCCGAACGCATGCTGTATGTTGCCGGATTTTTAATTGTATTTTCAAACAAACTGTCTTTTAAGGTGATATTGTGTAAAGTATCATTTCCTAAATTGTGAACAGTTATGGTGTAAGTAATATCAAATCCGTCATTGTCGGACTTATGAATTTCTCCAATTTTTGTAACACCAAATAACATACTCGGGAAGAAATTTACACTGGTTGGAATGTTGTTATTATACGGAGTTTTATCACCATCAGGATTAGGATTCAATCCAGTGTTCGAAGAATCACTCATCGTAACATTTTCTATTGTTGTTGCTTCACCAACAACCGAGTTTTTATAATCTGTTAAGAAAAGAGTTGGCTTCACCTTAATTTTAAATTGAATAACTGTACTGTCTTTACTGATTAATGAATTAGTAGAACTACTCGTTAATAAATTTGTTTGAGAAGAACCATTGAAAGACATGTTTAAGTCAAGCGGTGTTCCTCCAATTGTTTTAAGTGAATCTGCCATTACGGTAAATGTGGCTGGCGCAGGGAATGTTTTTGATAAATTTTCAGTAAGGGAAATTCCCGTTAAAGCATTTTTATCATAACTTTTTGCAACAACGGTATAAGTTAGGTTATAAGAGCCGTCTGGGTTTATTTCCGGATCAGAAACCGCCTTAGCAATACCAAATGTTCGTAACGCACAATCTACTGGAATTAAGTATAGGGTTGTATCTTTTGTACAACCAGCGTTATCAAATAACCTTATAGAAAATGGTATTATTACTGCAGGGTTAGATAGATTGGATGCGATAATTCCATTTGTAGGAATATTGGCAGCTGTCAAATACGTGGCAGTTCCGGTGTAGCTTGTACCACTAACCAAATCATACTTGTCTGCAAGAACAAAACCAAACACAGAAATACTTCCATCGTTTCTACTAACGCCATTCGTGTCGCACGAAGAAGGAGAAATTGATGCGGTTATTGAAACGGTAGTGTGGGTGCCAACCGTTACAATTGCGCTTCCACTGCATGTACTTGAAATATCGAGTACAACAATGGTGTATGTTCCCTGACTAGATACGCTAGGGTTTTGCACATTACTGGTAAATCCAGATGGGCCAGTCCAACTGTAAGCCGGATTTGTTGTAGTATGCAGAGCGTTAAGTGTAACCGTAGTTACAGCACAACCAATACTTCCAGAAGCCACTGCTGTAACTAAGGGAATAGAATTATCTGTTCGTACGTCTACCGTTACTGTTGCAACACAGCCTGTAACATTATCTGTAACACTTAATGTAAAGTTACCCCAAACATTCGTAATAACCGGACTCTGAACACTGGAACTAAAGCTTTGAGGGCCAGTCCATGCGAAAGACACATTTGTATCTGTACACGCACCGACTAATTGAGCAGTAGGGCTACCACAGCCAATCGTTCCAATACTAACAGCTGTAACTCCACTAGGAAGTGGATTTACGAATACATTTACTATAGCACTTCCAAAACATAAACCTCCATTGTCTCCAATCACGGTGTATGATGTAGATGTGATTGGTGATTCTACAATAGACGATGAATTAGAACCGTTTGGCAACCAAGTGTAATTATTTGCACCAGTAGCCGAAAGAGTTACAGAAGATCCGACACAAAGGGAGAAATTTGAAGGAGATATATTAATAGTAGGCGTCGGGAATACTGTTACCGGTAATGAAAATGAGCCTATACAACCACTACCATCGTCGGCTAACAGCGTATAAATAGTCGTTACTAATGGAGTTACAACGAGAGAGTTTGTTACCTGAGCACCTGGATTCCAAGTATAGCTTATACCGCCACTGGCTGTTAAAGTTGAGGTGCTGCCTAAACATAAACTGGATGGATTCGCCGCCAAAATAATATTAGACATTGGGTTCACAGTTACAGAAACGGTTGTAACACCTGAGCAGCCATTCGCATCGATACCGGAAACCGAATAATTTGTTGAAGCAAGAGGGCTGTCTATAACATTACTACCTATTAAACCGCCAGGAACCCATGTATAATTTGATGCCCCGCTTGCAGTTAAAGACACGGTGCCGCCGGCACAAATTAGAGTAGGCGAGGCGGTAGCATTAATAATAGGATTTGCATTTACTTGGATGGCAATTGTAGTGCTTCCTAAACAAGATCCACCATTACTGCCAGTTAATGTGTATGTAGTATTATTTGTAGGATTCACTACAATTATATTACCAGTTAAAGAACCAGGCATCCAAGTGTAGTTATTTGCACCAGCTGCAGTTAATGTTGACGAACCTCCTGTACAAATTGCAGTATTGGTAGCAGCAGCTATAATGTTGAGTCCCGGCACAACATTTACCGTAATCGTAGCAAAATTAGGACATCCAGCAGCATTAAAACCAACAACGGTATAAATTGTTGTACTACTCGGAGTATCAATGAAAGTGTTACCGCCAACCAAGCTCGGAATCCAGCTATAGGTAACAGCTCCAGAGGCAGTTAACGTTGTTGAATTACCAGTACATATTGTTTGTGGATTGGCAGTTAAATTAACCGAAGGAAGAGGTACGACTGTAACACCAATTGTAGCAGTAGAAATACAGCCACCAGTGTTAGCACTTACCGTGTAAATGGTTGATGCAAGAGGTGTATCTATCAATGGATTGATGATAACATTATTTGGTTGCCATGTATAAGAAAATGGACCACCGACTGCAAATAATCCAACGGTGAAACCTGCACAAACTGATGGGCTTGTAGCACTTATAGAAATAGGACTCGATGGAAGAACATTCAGTGTAAAGATAGCCGAACTTGTGCAGCTTCCTATTGAACCAACTACACTATAAACAGAAGACGTAGAAGGCGCTACACTTATTGATGACAATGTAGAGCCAGTACTCCATAAATAATTTACAGCACCAGACGCTGTTAGAACCGCTGTAGATCCCGCGCATATTGGATTCGCACTACTTTGTATTGCTAAAGTTGGCGTGCCTGAAACAAATATAGTTATAGTGTTCATGTTTGTGCAACTTCCTATGCTTCCAATGACGCTATATGTAGTGGTAGTGGTAGGACAAACAACAGCGTTTGAACCAAAAGAACCAATGCTCCAGGTATAATTGGTTGCTCCGCTTGCAGTCAACGTAGCGCAACTTCCGCCACAAATAGAATTGGAATTAGCTGATATACTTACAGAGGGCGCAGGAACGATATTCACCGCGACAGTGGCTTGGCTGGTACAAGCTCCACTTGTGCCAGTTACTGTATAAATGGTACTTCCAACAACAACAACTGCTACAGTTGATCCTATGTGTGATCCTGGCATCCAGGTGTAATTTGTTGCCCCAGTTGCTGAAAGAGTGGTTGTGATACCCGTTCCACACAACAAAGATGGTGATGCCGAAGCATTGATATTAAAAGCAGGACTTACCAATACAAGTACTGTGGATGTACCAGTACATCCACCAGATCCTGATCCAGTTACGAGGTAAACTGTAGATGCAGTTGGTGTTACCACAACTAATCCTCCACTTAAATTACCCGGTTGCCAAGTGTAAGACAAGGCTCCACTGGCTGTTAATGTTGAGCTACTGCCCGCACAAACATTTGATGGGTTTGCTGATGCATTAAGTATTGGAGCATTTGTTACAGATACTGTTATAAAGGCAACATTACTGATACAACCTGTAGCTCCTGTTCCAAAAACAGAATAGGTTGTTGTAGCTCCAGGGCTAACAAGCCTTGCTGCTGAGGTCGGCCCATCGCTCCAAACATAGGTGTTTGCTCCGCTTGCAGTGAATGTAGCAGATCCGCCAGGACAAATACTTGCTGCAGACGGATTAATACTAACTGTTGGTGTTGGATTTACAATCACTGTTACGGTTGTGGATCCTGTGCATACACCAGAATTACCTGTTAAAGTATAAATGGTGGTAACGGTAGGGTTAACAAACACATTAGGTCCAGATAAACCACCAGGTGACCAAAAATAGGAAGTAGCTCCACTACCGGTTAAGGTGGCATTTGCACCAGCGCAAATAGCTATTGGTGTTGCAGTTGCGCTTAATAATGGCGCTGGGAATACAGTAACACCAAGTGTTGTTGTTTTTGTACAACCCGAAGCATTTGCGCCTGTTACGGAGTATACAGTTGAAATAGAGGGTTTGGCAAAAAACGAAACTAAATTAATATTGCCTGGCTGCCAAGTATAAGATACGCCGCCACTTGCGCTTACAAAAGAGCTGTCTCCAGCACAAATACCTGTTGGTGTTGCGCTGGCTAAAATATTTGGTGCAGCAATTACCGGAAGACTTCCAACAAATGGCGCACTTACGCAACCAGATGCATTGGAACCCACAACGGTATAACTACTTGTGATTGTTGGGCAGGCAATTGCACTTAAACCAGTGGTGGTATAAATTAATGCTCCAGAAGGAATAAGTGTTGCGCAACTTCCAGCGCATACTGTAGTTGGCGTATAACTTGCATTAACCGTTGGTATTGGTGCAACCGTTACCGCCACAGTATTTTGACCGGAACAAGAACCGTTAGCCCCTATAACTGTGTATGTTGTATTTGAAGTTGGACTAACCACAACACTGCTTCCTGAGAGATTACCAGGTTGCCACGTATAGCTTGTAGCGCCACTTGCGGTTAAATTAACTGAACTTCCATTACAGATAGTTGTTGAGGAAGGCGTTACACTAACAACAGGAACAGAACTTACCACCACTGTAGTATTTGCTGTTGCGGTACATCCTAATGCACTTGAGCCCGTTACTGTATAAAAAGTTGTGGAAACAGGGCTCACGGAAACAGGCGAGCCATTCATTCCGCCTGGTTGCCATGTATAAGAAACGCCACCACCAGCTGTTAATGTAGAGCTTCCGGTAGGACAAATAGTTGTTGGGTTTGAAGAAGCACTAATGATAGGAGCAGGGTTTACAAAAAGGGTTCCAGTAGCACTATTGGTGCAACCTGAAGCACTTGTGCCAATTACGGTGTAATTGGTTGTAGTAACTGGACATGCAATTGGGCTTATTAAACCAATCGTGACATAGGACGTACCGCCCGATGCAGACAGAGTAGCACAGCTACCAGCACAAATTGTTCCAGGCAAGAACGTACCGCTGATAACAGGAATAGGAGCAACTGTTACCGCTACAGTATTTTGACCAGAGCATGAACCATTGGCACCTAAAACTGTGTAAGTAGTACTGATTGTTGGGCTGACTAAAACACTGCTTCCTGAAAGATTACCAGGCAGCCAAGTGTAATTGGTAGCGCCACTTGCGGTTAAATTAACTGAACTTCCATTACAGATAGTTGTTGAAGAAGGTGTTACACTAACAACAGGGACAGAATTTACCACCACTGTTGTATTTGCTGTTGCGGTACATCCTAATGCACTTGCGCCCGTTACTGTATAAATAGTTGTGGAAACAGGGCTAACGGTAACAGGCGAGCCATTCATTCCGCCTGGTTGCCACGTATAAGAAACGCCACCACCAGCTGTTAATGTAGAGCTTCCGGTAGGGCAAATAGCTGTTGGATTTGAAGAAGCGTTAACTATCGGCAAAGGATTTACAACGACTGTAACAGTTATAGGGCTGCTAACGCAGCCAGCTGCACTAGTCCCTGTGATAGTATAAAACGTATTAACCAAAGGGCAAACTACAAAAGAGCCTCCGCTTATATTATAGCTGCTTGCGCCGCCTGGTGTGATTGTAGCACAACTGCCAGCACATATTGCTGTTGGACTTGCAGAAGCGTTGATAATTGGGATAGGAACTACTGTGACACCCACAGTTGTTTGATTGACACAACCAGAGGCATTTGCCCCCGTAACTGTGTAAATAGTGTTTGCTGTAGGGCTGAGTACAGCTGTTGCTCCAGTTGAACCACCTGGCATCCAGGTATAGTTAAGTGCTCCTGAAGCTGTGAGGGTTGTAGAACTTCCAATACAGACTGAAGCGGATGAGGGAGTAATAACTATGGTTGGTAAAGGACTTAAAATAGGATTAATGGTTTGTGTGTTAACACAACCCGCCGAGTTTGTGGCGCTCACGGAATAGCCACCAGATATGGTTGGTGTAACAACAATAGAGGATGAATTTATCGCACCAGGATTCCATGTAAAAGCTCCAACAGCAGATGGAGCCACTGCAGATAAAGTTGTTGTATTACCTGGACACGTTGAAACAGGATTGGCACTTAGAGTTATACCAGGGCCGGGATCTACGCTGATTGTCTGAACAGCTTGACCTGTGCAGGAACCACTGGCGCCTACAAAAGTATAAGTAGTCGTAACTGTCGGCGTAAAAACGATGGGGTTTGATGAACTACCCCCTGGATACCAAGCAACTGGGGTGCCATTAAATCCTAACAATTGCACTGGAGTGCCTGAACACACCGAACTTGTTGCCGCGCCGGCTGGACTTATCAGAAAGATAAGAACTACCGGAGGCGAAGTTTGGCCAATTGTGGTTGTGACAGCACTTGTACAGCCAGCTGTGGAAGTAGCTACGGTGGTATAAACAGTTGCAGCGGCCTGTGAAATCGTAACAATAGAGCCAGTCAGACTTCCGGGATTCCAGGCATACGTATTTGACTCTGTGCTTAAGGCTGTGAGTGTTGCTGTCTGTCCAGGGCAAAGGCTTGAGCTGCTGCTGACGACATTAAAGATGGGGTCGGGGTTAACTGTTACCTGAAGTGTATATGTTCCGACGCATGTTCCGGTTCGCGCCGTTAAGGTATATATGGTTGTTATAGTCGGTGTGACAATTATACTAGACAAAGTAGAGCCGCCAGGCATCCAGGTGTACTGCGAGGCGCCTGATGCGCTTAAAGTGGAAGCAGTATTACTGCCGGAAGCACAAAGGTTGGACGGAGAAGCACTGAATACTGTTGGGGGCACGAACTGAAGATTAACAATTCTTTTTAATGGCGGATTACAAATTCCTACTGGGGACATTTCCAAAGTATAATTTCCTGGTGTGGCAGTGGTTATTACCTGATTGGTATTCGAAGTAATACCACTTCCGGCAGGTCCTTTCCACACATAGGGTCCGAATCCAGACGGTGCGCCCAATGTAGCGGTTGTACCGCATTGCACTTGCGGCGAAACTGTGGTTGATGGCATAGCAAGCGTGGTTGAATTAACAGCCAGGTTCATTGAATTACAATTTGAATCAAAATACGCATAACCAAAGTGGCCGGTAGCCGAACAATCGCCAACAATAATTTCTACGGTGACGTTAGGGTTAACAGTATTGGTAATATTAATGGCTGACATATCAACAGAAAACTTCTGCCAACTTGAAGTGGTTTGTACCGTATTGCCACCGTTAACGACTGTTAACCATGTTAACGGCCCTACACCCGCACAACCACTTCCACCAGAACTTGGCGCAATTATACTGAAACTAGGGCAAGTTGTTTGAAGCGTTCCATTATCATCCCTAAATTTTACCTGCATGTATGGGGTTGAGGTACAGTTGTGATTTGGGGCATCTTGCATAACTGCCCAATAGGCAAATTCAAACACATAATTTGTTGAAGTTACCGGAAAGGTTTGTGTGAGTTTGATAACAACAGCGCCAGTCGCTTGATCGTTTATTCGAATCGCTTTATTCCCAGGAAATGGAGAAACGGGTATCATACCAACAATTGGGTCAG
This region includes:
- a CDS encoding gliding motility-associated C-terminal domain-containing protein; translated protein: MRLTRILVFFVALLTFSNTSLFSQISNISFAPVYSQDSLQGFDFGQASIMATGEGLTGADHTKAIQLYKRQFVMDKYNLHQNYILKSNANAQSWLGKYSSGTINAAPCVNEGFESGVITGWSFENGINLNSTQYPTTTSGTTAASQLSIVSLPFSDPIVGMIPVSPFPGNKAIRINDQATGAVVIKLTQTFPVTSTNYVFEFAYWAVMQDAPNHNCTSTPYMQVKFRDDNGTLQTTCPSFSIIAPSSGGSGCAGVGPLTWLTVVNGGNTVQTTSSWQKFSVDMSAINITNTVNPNVTVEIIVGDCSATGHFGYAYFDSNCNSMNLAVNSTTLAMPSTTVSPQVQCGTTATLGAPSGFGPYVWKGPAGSGITSNTNQVITTATPGNYTLEMSPVGICNPPLKRIVNLQFVPPTVFSASPSNLCASGSNTASTLSASGASQYTWMPGGSTLSSIIVTPTITTIYTLTARTGTCVGTYTLQVTVNPDPIFNVVSSSSSLCPGQTATLTALSTESNTYAWNPGSLTGSIVTISQAAATVYTTVATSTAGCTSAVTTTIGQTSPPVVLIFLISPAGAATSSVCSGTPVQLLGFNGTPVAWYPGGSSSNPIVFTPTVTTTYTFVGASGSCTGQAVQTISVDPGPGITLSANPVSTCPGNTTTLSAVAPSAVGAFTWNPGAINSSSIVVTPTISGGYSVSATNSAGCVNTQTINPILSPLPTIVITPSSASVCIGSSTTLTASGALNYTWMPGGSTGATAVLSPTANTIYTVTGANASGCVNQTTVGVTVVPIPIINASASPTAICAGSCATITPGGASSYNISGGSFVVCPLVNTFYTITGTSAAGCVSSPITVTVVVNPLPIVNASSNPTAICPTGSSTLTAGGGVSYTWQPGGMNGSPVTVSPVSTTIYTVTGASALGCTATANTTVVVNSVPVVSVTPSSTTICNGSSVNLTASGATNYTWLPGNLSGSSVLVSPTISTTYTVLGANGSCSGQNTVAVTVAPIPVISGTFLPGTICAGSCATLSASGGTSYVTIGLISPIACPVTTTNYTVIGTSASGCTNSATGTLFVNPAPIISASSNPTTICPTGSSTLTAGGGVSYTWQPGGMNGSPVSVSPVSTTFYTVTGSSALGCTATANTTVVVSSVPVVSVTPSSTTICNGSSVNLTASGATSYTWQPGNLSGSSVVVSPTSNTTYTVIGANGSCSGQNTVAVTVAPIPTVNASYTPTTVCAGSCATLIPSGALIYTTTGLSAIACPTITSSYTVVGSNASGCVSAPFVGSLPVIAAPNILASATPTGICAGDSSFVSASGGVSYTWQPGNINLVSFFAKPSISTVYSVTGANASGCTKTTTLGVTVFPAPLLSATATPIAICAGANATLTGSGATSYFWSPGGLSGPNVFVNPTVTTIYTLTGNSGVCTGSTTVTVIVNPTPTVSINPSAASICPGGSATFTASGANTYVWSDGPTSAARLVSPGATTTYSVFGTGATGCISNVAFITVSVTNAPILNASANPSNVCAGSSSTLTASGALSYTWQPGNLSGGLVVVTPTASTVYLVTGSGSGGCTGTSTVLVLVSPAFNINASASPSLLCGTGITTTLSATGATNYTWMPGSHIGSTVAVVVVGSTIYTVTGTSGACTSQATVAVNIVPAPSVSISANSNSICGGSCATLTASGATNYTWSIGSFGSNAVVCPTTTTTYSVIGSIGSCTNMNTITIFVSGTPTLAIQSSANPICAGSTAVLTASGAVNYLWSTGSTLSSISVAPSTSSVYSVVGSIGSCTSSAIFTLNVLPSSPISISATSPSVCAGFTVGLFAVGGPFSYTWQPNNVIINPLIDTPLASTIYTVSANTGGCISTATIGVTVVPLPSVNLTANPQTICTGNSTTLTASGAVTYSWIPSLVGGNTFIDTPSSTTIYTVVGFNAAGCPNFATITVNVVPGLNIIAAATNTAICTGGSSTLTAAGANNYTWMPGSLTGNIIVVNPTNNTTYTLTGSNGGSCLGSTTIAIQVNANPIINATASPTLICAGGTVSLTASGASNYTWVPGGLIGSNVIDSPLASTNYSVSGIDANGCSGVTTVSVTVNPMSNIILAANPSSLCLGSTSTLTASGGISYTWNPGAQVTNSLVVTPLVTTIYTLLADDGSGCIGSFSLPVTVFPTPTINISPSNFSLCVGSSVTLSATGANNYTWLPNGSNSSSIVESPITSTSYTVIGDNGGLCFGSAIVNVFVNPLPSGVTAVSIGTIGCGSPTAQLVGACTDTNVSFAWTGPQSFSSSVQSPVITNVWGNFTLSVTDNVTGCVATVTVDVRTDNSIPLVTAVASGSIGCAVTTVTLNALHTTTNPAYSWTGPSGFTSNVQNPSVSSQGTYTIVVLDISSTCSGSAIVTVGTHTTVSITASISPSSCDTNGVSRNDGSISVFGFVLADKYDLVSGTSYTGTATYLTAANIPTNGIIASNLSNPAVIIPFSIRLFDNAGCTKDTTLYLIPVDCALRTFGIAKAVSDPEINPDGSYNLTYTVVAKSYDKNALTGISLTENLSKTFPAPATFTVMADSLKTIGGTPLDLNMSFNGSSQTNLLTSSSTNSLISKDSTVIQFKIKVKPTLFLTDYKNSVVGEATTIENVTMSDSSNTGLNPNPDGDKTPYNNNIPTSVNFFPSMLFGVTKIGEIHKSDNDGFDITYTITVHNLGNDTLHNITLKDSLFENTIKNPATYSMRSGPFSTGDLVVNASYNGDTKSQLLDSTKSKVPPNTTRSVYFTINVVPGVITSISNSAFGSAVAISKEPLRLTDISNAGTNPDINANGVCNEASDNVPTTLLIPNTHTLFIPEGFSPDGDNINPFFVIQGLSTSGNNEITIFNRWGNKVYYNANYDNTWDGTPNVSGTLGKNKLPQGTYFYILDMKGSGQKAITGFVVLQY